GTGCATGGGCGTCGATCGCAAGTGCAGTAAAGAGGAGATGATTAACTCTTTCGATAACTCGGTGACCTATGTCGATCACTTTATCGATAGCGTGATCGATAAGATGCGCGACCGCAAAGCGATTGTGTTTTACGCAGCGGATCACGGCGAATCGATCAATGAGCAGGAGCACCTGCACGGCACGCCGCGCCATATGGCACCGCCGGAGCAGTTCCGCGTGCCGATGATGGTGTGGATGTCTGATAAGTACCTTGAAGATCCGCAAAAGGCGCAGATGCTGGCGCAGCTTAAGCAGCAGGCGGCCTATAAAACGCCGCGCCGCCACGTTGAGCTGTACGACACCATTATGGGTTGCCTCGGTTATACCTCACCAGACGGTGGCATTAACGAGAACAATAACTGGTGCCGTTTGCCGGCGCAGGCCGCGAAGTAACGGCGCTGCTGGCTTTCTCGCCAGTCAGTTAGCTTTTTTCGATTAAAGGATTGACGGGGCATGTCGGCGGCAGTAAGATGCGCCCCGCATTCGGTGATTGGCGCAGCCTGGTAGCGCACTTCGTTCGGGACGAAGGGGTCGGAGGTTCGAATCCTCTATCACCGACCAAATTTGAAAACCCCGCCTCGGCGGGGTTTTTTGCATCTGAAGAAAAGAGGATGAGAACCTCCGGGGGTGGAGGTTCGACTCGAGCGCAGCGAGAGAACGTTGCGCAGCAACGGCCCGCAGGGCGAGCCACGCAGTGGCGAGTCATCCTCTATCACCGACCAAATTCAGAAAAACCCAACCGCAAGGTTGGGTTTTTTGCTTTCTGCGTCAGCACAATTGCCTGATGGCGGCTTCGCCTTATCAGGCCTACGCGATTCAGCAAAACCCTCAATTCCGTAGGCCGGATAAGCGTTCACGCGCCATCCGGCAAACCGACCATTCTGCAGCCAATCCATCCGTGAAAAACCAAAACCCGCTGAAACTCTCCTTATCCCTGCTTCCCGCTGCCTGACGGCTATTTTTTGCGATATTCCATCGTATTTATTTATATATCTAACGATCTTTTTTCGCGTTGCTTATGGATAAAGTCAGCATTTTGCGCTGTGCGTTTTAGCGTTCGCGGGATATACCGCTCAGATAATCATCATTGTGATAGAAATTTTTCATAATCTGCATGAATGTTAATCACTGGGTAAGGGCGCTTTATAAGGGGAATATTCTGCCTCCGCGCCCTTAGCATAAATTTCCCTGCTGAATATGGTGGCTTGAACTTTTTTTTAACTTTGTTTGCCGATTCTCACCGTCGTTGTAAATCCCGGTTACCTGTATTGACGTTTTGACATTCTGTTGACAGATTGTAGGGCATGAGGGGCATTTCATGGAGAATCTGTACTGCAACTCAGTCAACCTTGTGAAAGGAATCCCCATCTCTCATAACGCCTGCGGGCACAACCGACCAGACCGGGTAAAAAACTAAAAAAGGCCTGTCGGACATACCCACTGCATGGGTAACAACACATATCACATTGGAGCAGAATCAATGAGTATTTCCTTGAAGAAGTCAGGGATGCTGAAGCTCGGTCTTAGCCTGGTGGCCATGACCGTCGCGGCAAGCGTGCAGGCTAAAACCCTGGTTTATTGTTCTGAAGGTTCGCCCGAAGGCTTTAACCCACAGCTTTTCACCTCTGGTACCACTTACGATGCCAGCTCTGTGCCAATTTATAACCGTCTGGTTGAGTTCAAAACCGGCACCACGGAAGTGATTCCGGGTCTGGCGGAGAAGTGGGACATCAGCGAAGACGGCAAAACCTACACCTTCCACCTGCGCAAAGGCGTGAAATGGCAGGACAACAAAGAGTTCAAACCGACGCGTGAATTCAACGCCGATGACGTGGTGTTCTCTTTCGATCGCCAGAAAAATGCCCAGAACCCGTACCATAAAATCTCTGGCGGCAGCTACGAATACTTCGAAGGCATGGGTCTGCCGGATCTGATTAGCGAAGTGAAAAAAGTCGACGATCACACCGTGCAGTTCGTACTGACGCGCCCGGAATCGCCGTTCCTCGCTGACCTGGCAATGGACTTCGCCTCCATCCTCTCCAAAGAGTACGCGGACAACATGCTGAAAGCCGGCACGCCGGACAAAGTTGACCTCAACCCAATCGGTACCGGTCCGTTCCAGCTGCTGCAATACCAGAAAGACTCGCGCATTCTCTACAAAGCGTTTGAAGGCTTCTGGGGCACCAAGCCGAAGATTGATCGCCTGGTCTTCTCCATTACGCCGGATGCTTCCGTGCGTTACGCCAAATTGCAGAAAAACGAATGTCAGGTGATGCCGTACCCGAACCCGGCTGACATCGCGCGCATGAAGCAGGACAAAAACATTAACCTGATGGAGCAGGCTGGCCTGAACGTCGGTTACATGTCCTTCAACACCGAGAAAAAACCGTTTGATGATGTGAAAGTGCGTCAGGCGCTGACCTACGCGGTAAACAAAGAAGCGATCATCAAAGCGGTCTATCAGGGCGCGGGCGTTGCGGCGAAAAACCTGATTCCGCCGACCATGTGGGGCTATAACGACGACGTTAAAGACTACACTTACGATCCGGAGAAGGCGAAGCAGCTGCTGAAAGAAGCCGGTCATGAGAAGGGCTTCACCGTTGAACTGTGGGCGATGCCGGTACAGCGTCCGTACAACCCGAACGCGCGCCGTATGGCAGAGATGATCCAGTCTGACTGGGCGAAAGTGGGCGTACAGGCCAAAATCGTCACCTACGAGTGGGGCGAATACCTCAAGCGTGCGAAAGCGGGCGAGCACCAGGCCGTTATGATGGGCTGGACCGGCGACAACGGGGATCCGGATAACTTCTTCGCCACCCTGTTCAGCTGCGCAGCAGCAAAAGATGGCTCCAACTACTCGCGCTGGTGCTACAAGCCGTTTGAAGATCTGATTCAGCCGGCGCGCGCCACTGACGATCACAACAAGCGTATTGAGCTCTACAAACAAGCGCAGGTAGTGATGCATGACCAGGCTCCGGCGCTGATCGTCGCGCACTCCACCGTCTATGAGCCAGTGCGTAAAGAAGTGAAAGGCTATGTGGTTGATCCATTAGGCAAACACCACTTCGAAAACGTCTCTGTCGAATAATAAGTAAAATGCCTGACTTCCCCCTCTTCGCTGGGAGAGGGGGAAAGGTCTGTTCCCTCTTGTGATGAGAGTGGAAATACATTTGTGAGCAATACAGACGTGCCGTCGCCAGGCGTCGCGTCACTACTGAGAATCCGGGTTATGTTGCAGTTCATCCTCCGACGTCTGGGGTTAGTTATCCCGACGTTTATCGGTATCACCCTTCTCACCTTTGCCTTTGTTCATATGATCCCCGGCGATCCGGTGATGATCATGGCGGGTGAGCGTGGTATCTCCCCTGAGCGTCACGCTCAGTTGCTGGCCGAGCTCGGTCTCGACAAGCCGCTGTGGGAACAGTATGTCCACTATGTGTGGGGCGTATTGCACGGCGATTTAGGTCTCTCATTGAAGAGCCGTCTTCCGGTGTGGGACGAATTCGTACCGCGCTTTAAAGCCACGCTGGAGCTGGGCGTCTGCGCGATGATCTTCGCCGTTGCCGTCGGCATTCCGGTGGGCGTACTCGCTGCGGTCAAACGCGGCTCCATCTTCGATCACACCGCGGTGAGCATTGCGCTGACCGGCTACTCCATGCCGATCTTCTGGTGGGGCATGATGCTGATTATGCTGGTCTCGGTGCAGCTAAACCTGACGCCGGTCTCCGGGCGCGTCAGCGATATGGTGTTCCTCGATGACACCAAC
This Kosakonia cowanii JCM 10956 = DSM 18146 DNA region includes the following protein-coding sequences:
- the dppA gene encoding dipeptide ABC transporter periplasmic-binding protein DppA — its product is MSISLKKSGMLKLGLSLVAMTVAASVQAKTLVYCSEGSPEGFNPQLFTSGTTYDASSVPIYNRLVEFKTGTTEVIPGLAEKWDISEDGKTYTFHLRKGVKWQDNKEFKPTREFNADDVVFSFDRQKNAQNPYHKISGGSYEYFEGMGLPDLISEVKKVDDHTVQFVLTRPESPFLADLAMDFASILSKEYADNMLKAGTPDKVDLNPIGTGPFQLLQYQKDSRILYKAFEGFWGTKPKIDRLVFSITPDASVRYAKLQKNECQVMPYPNPADIARMKQDKNINLMEQAGLNVGYMSFNTEKKPFDDVKVRQALTYAVNKEAIIKAVYQGAGVAAKNLIPPTMWGYNDDVKDYTYDPEKAKQLLKEAGHEKGFTVELWAMPVQRPYNPNARRMAEMIQSDWAKVGVQAKIVTYEWGEYLKRAKAGEHQAVMMGWTGDNGDPDNFFATLFSCAAAKDGSNYSRWCYKPFEDLIQPARATDDHNKRIELYKQAQVVMHDQAPALIVAHSTVYEPVRKEVKGYVVDPLGKHHFENVSVE
- the dppB gene encoding dipeptide ABC transporter permease DppB, whose protein sequence is MLQFILRRLGLVIPTFIGITLLTFAFVHMIPGDPVMIMAGERGISPERHAQLLAELGLDKPLWEQYVHYVWGVLHGDLGLSLKSRLPVWDEFVPRFKATLELGVCAMIFAVAVGIPVGVLAAVKRGSIFDHTAVSIALTGYSMPIFWWGMMLIMLVSVQLNLTPVSGRVSDMVFLDDTNPLTGFMLIDTAIWGEEGNFIDAVAHMILPAVVLGTIPLAVIVRMTRSSMLEVLGEDYIRTARAKGLTRMRVIIVHALRNAMLPVVTVIGLQVGTMLAGAILTETIFSWPGLGRWLIDALQRRDYPVVQGGVLLVATMIILVNLLVDLLYGVVNPRIRHKK